In Pedobacter sp. SL55, the following proteins share a genomic window:
- the ccoS gene encoding cbb3-type cytochrome oxidase assembly protein CcoS: protein MNILYFLIGCSVLVALVFLGAFFWALKNGQHDDVYTPSVRILFDDEVKNTEPKESDHNHISD from the coding sequence ATGAACATACTCTATTTCTTAATCGGTTGCAGCGTGCTAGTTGCATTGGTTTTTCTGGGAGCTTTTTTTTGGGCGCTAAAAAACGGACAGCACGATGATGTGTACACACCAAGCGTAAGAATTCTTTTTGATGATGAAGTAAAAAACACCGAACCGAAGGAAAGTGACCATAATCATATTTCCGACTAA
- the ccoN gene encoding cytochrome-c oxidase, cbb3-type subunit I, translating to MQLEKFTYDNKIVRDFGIATIVWGIIGMLVGLIVATQLISPSMNLGNQYTTFGRIRPLHTNAVIFAFVGNAIFMGVYYSLQRLLKARMFSNVLSKIHFWGWQLIIVSAVITLPLGFTSSHEYAELEWPIDIAITLIWVVFGINMFGTIIKRRERHLYVAIWFYIATFVTIAVLHIVNSFQLPISFLKSYYVFAGVQDALVQWWYGHNAVAFFLTTPYLGMMYYFLPKMANRPVYSYKLSILHFWSLIFIYIWAGPHHLLYTSLPGWAQSLGVAFSIMLIAPSWGGMINGLLTLRGAWDKVREDVTLKFMVVALTAYGMATFEGPMLSLKQINGVAHFTDWIVAHVHVGALGWNGFLTFGILYWLIPRIYKTELFSKKLASFHFWIGTLGILFYAIPMYWAGFTQGLMWKEFTDEGLLKYANFLTTTLQIIPMHILRSIGGALYLIGAIAMTYNLAKTMLRGKLVANEAAEAMALEKVITHEDPTDKKWHRVLERKPMKFMVLSMIVILIGGMVEMMPTFTIESNVPTIASVKPYTPLELEGRDLYIKEGCVNCHSQTIRPFRSETERYGEYSKAGEFVYDHPFLWGSKRTGPDLHRIGGKYSNAWHYNHMLDPTSMSPGSIMPPYPWLITQKLDTSMTEAKIRAMQSLGVPYRENFDAVAKAKLQEQAEAIAADLKQNNIDVKSDREIIALIAYLQRMGTDIKANKTTIPSNQ from the coding sequence ATGCAGCTAGAAAAATTTACTTACGACAACAAGATTGTACGAGATTTCGGTATTGCAACCATCGTATGGGGCATTATCGGTATGCTAGTAGGACTAATTGTCGCTACGCAGCTGATTTCGCCAAGCATGAACCTCGGTAATCAGTACACTACGTTTGGTCGTATCAGACCACTCCATACTAATGCAGTAATTTTCGCTTTTGTGGGTAACGCCATTTTTATGGGAGTTTATTACTCCTTACAGCGTTTACTTAAAGCCCGGATGTTTAGCAATGTATTAAGTAAAATTCATTTTTGGGGTTGGCAATTAATCATTGTTTCGGCGGTAATTACGTTGCCTTTAGGCTTTACTTCATCACACGAATATGCGGAGTTAGAATGGCCAATTGATATCGCCATTACCTTAATTTGGGTGGTTTTTGGTATCAACATGTTCGGTACCATTATCAAACGTAGAGAAAGACATCTTTACGTAGCCATTTGGTTCTATATTGCTACGTTTGTAACCATTGCGGTGTTGCATATTGTTAATTCGTTTCAGCTGCCAATTTCATTCTTAAAAAGTTACTACGTTTTTGCTGGTGTGCAAGATGCCTTGGTACAATGGTGGTACGGGCATAATGCGGTAGCATTTTTCTTAACTACGCCGTATTTGGGCATGATGTACTACTTTTTGCCTAAAATGGCTAATCGCCCGGTATATTCTTATAAATTGAGTATTCTTCACTTTTGGTCGTTAATATTCATTTACATTTGGGCTGGTCCACACCATTTATTGTACACTTCCTTGCCAGGATGGGCACAATCTTTAGGTGTAGCTTTCTCCATCATGCTAATTGCACCAAGTTGGGGTGGTATGATCAACGGTTTGTTAACCTTGCGTGGCGCTTGGGATAAAGTTCGTGAAGATGTAACCTTGAAATTTATGGTAGTTGCACTTACCGCTTATGGTATGGCAACTTTCGAAGGGCCAATGTTATCCTTAAAACAAATTAACGGCGTTGCGCACTTTACCGATTGGATTGTAGCTCACGTACACGTAGGTGCTTTAGGATGGAATGGTTTTTTAACCTTCGGTATACTGTATTGGTTAATCCCACGCATTTATAAAACAGAATTGTTTTCTAAAAAATTGGCTTCTTTCCATTTCTGGATAGGCACTTTGGGCATCTTGTTTTACGCTATCCCAATGTATTGGGCTGGTTTTACGCAAGGTTTAATGTGGAAAGAATTCACAGATGAAGGGTTGTTGAAATATGCCAACTTCTTAACCACTACGCTACAAATTATCCCGATGCATATTTTACGTTCTATTGGCGGTGCATTATACTTAATCGGAGCTATCGCGATGACTTACAATTTGGCTAAAACCATGTTGAGAGGCAAATTGGTAGCAAATGAAGCGGCAGAAGCGATGGCTTTAGAGAAAGTAATTACTCACGAAGATCCAACAGATAAAAAATGGCACCGTGTATTGGAGCGCAAACCAATGAAATTCATGGTGCTTTCTATGATTGTGATTTTAATTGGTGGTATGGTAGAAATGATGCCAACGTTTACCATCGAAAGTAATGTGCCAACCATTGCAAGTGTGAAACCTTATACACCGTTAGAGTTAGAAGGTAGAGATTTGTATATCAAAGAAGGGTGTGTGAACTGCCACTCTCAAACTATCCGTCCGTTTAGGTCAGAAACCGAGCGTTACGGCGAGTACAGTAAAGCAGGCGAGTTTGTATACGACCATCCGTTTTTATGGGGAAGTAAACGTACAGGACCAGATTTGCATCGCATTGGCGGTAAATATTCTAATGCTTGGCACTACAACCACATGTTAGATCCTACCTCAATGTCGCCGGGCAGTATCATGCCGCCTTATCCATGGTTAATTACCCAAAAATTGGATACCAGCATGACCGAGGCTAAAATTAGAGCAATGCAAAGTTTAGGCGTGCCATATAGAGAAAATTTTGATGCTGTTGCAAAAGCTAAATTACAAGAGCAAGCAGAAGCAATTGCCGCTGATTTGAAGCAAAACAACATTGATGTAAAAAGCGACAGAGAAATTATTGCCTTAATCGCTTATTTACAACGCATGGGCACAGATATTAAAGCAAACAAAACTACTATTCCATCTAATCAGTAA
- a CDS encoding cbb3-type cytochrome c oxidase N-terminal domain-containing protein, which produces MYKSFKVIYQESKNPTPYKTKEDRKLEYEEWVKLNGEKPNIWTKLLSLKPLSAEKDLEIPHAYDGIKELNNPVPAWFNVLFYGTLIFAAGYLYYYHIGEHGERQDDEYKTEMAKADLAKQKFLAKNASSVDENSVKVDPSQIAVGKGVFDANCVACHGQNGEGLVGPNLTDEFWLHGGSVKDIFKVVKYGVPEKGMVSWEKNMSSANISAVTNYILSLQGSKPANPKAPQGEKYDAAVAEAAVAN; this is translated from the coding sequence TTGTATAAAAGTTTTAAAGTAATTTACCAAGAAAGTAAAAATCCAACGCCTTATAAAACTAAAGAAGATAGAAAATTAGAATATGAGGAATGGGTAAAACTAAACGGAGAAAAACCTAACATTTGGACTAAACTATTGAGTTTAAAACCTCTTTCAGCAGAGAAAGATTTAGAAATTCCACATGCTTATGATGGTATTAAGGAGTTAAATAACCCGGTACCCGCTTGGTTTAACGTGCTTTTCTATGGTACATTAATTTTTGCTGCCGGATATCTTTATTACTATCATATTGGCGAACATGGCGAGCGTCAAGATGATGAGTACAAAACCGAAATGGCAAAGGCCGATCTGGCTAAGCAGAAATTTTTGGCAAAAAATGCTTCATCAGTTGATGAAAACAGCGTGAAAGTTGATCCATCGCAAATTGCCGTGGGTAAAGGCGTATTCGATGCAAATTGTGTTGCTTGTCACGGTCAAAATGGCGAAGGTTTAGTTGGACCTAACCTAACCGACGAGTTTTGGCTACATGGTGGCAGCGTGAAAGATATTTTCAAAGTAGTGAAATATGGTGTGCCTGAAAAGGGAATGGTAAGCTGGGAGAAAAACATGAGTTCGGCTAACATTAGTGCAGTAACCAATTACATTTTATCGTTGCAAGGTTCTAAACCAGCTAACCCTAAAGCACCACAGGGCGAAAAATATGATGCCGCTGTGGCAGAAGCTGCAGTAGCAAATTGA
- the ccoG gene encoding cytochrome c oxidase accessory protein CcoG: protein MARTFLYPKKPSGKLYNQRKWVSYVLLLLLFASPFIKFNGEQLVLLNFLERKFVFIGLIFTPQDFYLFALAMLIFILFIVCFTVVLGRLWCGWACPQTIFMEMVFRRIEYWIEGDANQQKKLDAQEWNTEKVFKKGFKHFLFLVISFFIANVFLAYIIGSAQLYEIITEPISEHTVGFTSIWIFTLIFYGVFSYVREVVCTVICPYGRLQGVLLDNKSLIVAYDETRGEPRGYIQKNLDQTLKGDCIDCGLCVQVCPTGIDIRKGTQLECVNCTACIDACDEVMLKIKKPKKLIGFYNHDYIQNRNKFKLGARAYGYAAVLFLVMIIFSSLIYKREDVQTTVLRASGTLYQKRPDGTIANLYNAELINKTNKDMKFVFKSTDAKDKIELIQADTILPKEGAAHLTFFLIKQHKNIEEFKSKVKFEVEVEGKVISNASTTFFSQP, encoded by the coding sequence ATGGCCAGAACGTTCCTTTATCCTAAAAAACCATCAGGTAAATTATACAACCAAAGGAAATGGGTTAGTTATGTTTTGCTGCTGCTTTTATTCGCTAGCCCTTTCATTAAGTTTAACGGCGAACAGCTAGTGCTGCTTAATTTCTTGGAGCGAAAGTTTGTATTTATTGGGCTTATTTTCACACCACAAGATTTTTATCTCTTTGCTTTAGCAATGCTGATTTTTATCTTGTTCATTGTTTGCTTTACAGTAGTTTTGGGCAGGTTGTGGTGCGGTTGGGCCTGTCCGCAAACTATTTTTATGGAAATGGTTTTCCGTAGAATTGAATATTGGATAGAAGGCGATGCCAACCAACAAAAGAAACTAGATGCTCAAGAATGGAACACAGAAAAGGTTTTCAAAAAAGGATTTAAACATTTTTTGTTCTTAGTGATTTCCTTCTTTATTGCCAATGTGTTTTTGGCTTACATTATCGGTTCAGCTCAACTTTATGAAATCATTACCGAACCGATTAGTGAGCATACAGTAGGCTTCACTTCTATTTGGATTTTTACACTCATTTTTTACGGGGTTTTCTCTTACGTTAGGGAAGTAGTTTGTACAGTAATTTGTCCTTACGGCAGATTGCAAGGTGTTTTATTAGATAATAAAAGCTTAATTGTAGCTTATGATGAAACTCGTGGCGAACCTCGTGGTTATATCCAAAAAAACTTAGATCAAACCCTAAAAGGCGATTGTATAGATTGCGGTTTATGCGTGCAGGTTTGTCCAACTGGGATTGATATTAGGAAAGGAACTCAGCTAGAATGTGTTAACTGTACGGCTTGTATAGATGCTTGCGATGAAGTAATGCTAAAAATTAAAAAGCCCAAAAAATTGATCGGTTTTTATAACCATGATTACATACAGAACAGAAACAAATTTAAGTTAGGAGCAAGAGCCTACGGTTATGCGGCAGTTTTGTTTTTAGTAATGATTATTTTTTCTTCTTTAATTTACAAACGAGAAGATGTACAAACTACCGTGTTGAGGGCCAGCGGAACTTTGTATCAAAAACGCCCCGATGGAACTATTGCCAATTTATACAACGCAGAGCTGATCAACAAGACCAACAAGGATATGAAGTTTGTCTTTAAATCCACCGATGCGAAAGATAAAATAGAATTGATACAAGCCGACACCATTTTACCAAAAGAAGGGGCAGCACATCTAACTTTCTTTCTCATTAAACAGCACAAAAACATTGAAGAATTTAAAAGCAAGGTAAAGTTTGAAGTGGAAGTAGAAGGGAAGGTAATTAGCAACGCAAGCACTACTTTCTTTTCGCAACCTTAG
- a CDS encoding FixH family protein, whose amino-acid sequence MNWGTKLVLGMAVFMSFIIGMVVYMFKQHGNDALVEDNYYEKGINYNKEYDAKSNTLNDGATPEIKQSENQLIIQLKDAADYQLTLMRPSAKEKDVKSNGKTISDENLIIIETGNLDKGLWLLKLQWQFNGKDYLFTKDIKI is encoded by the coding sequence ATGAATTGGGGAACGAAACTAGTTTTAGGAATGGCAGTTTTCATGTCTTTCATTATAGGCATGGTGGTTTATATGTTCAAGCAGCATGGCAACGATGCTTTAGTAGAAGATAATTACTACGAAAAAGGCATTAACTACAATAAGGAATACGATGCTAAAAGCAATACCTTAAATGATGGGGCAACACCAGAAATTAAGCAGAGCGAAAACCAGTTGATTATACAGTTAAAAGACGCTGCAGATTACCAACTGACCTTAATGCGTCCATCTGCCAAAGAAAAAGATGTGAAAAGTAATGGCAAAACTATCAGCGACGAAAACCTGATTATAATTGAAACTGGTAATTTGGATAAAGGATTGTGGTTGTTAAAGTTACAATGGCAATTCAATGGTAAAGATTATCTATTTACAAAAGATATTAAGATATGA
- a CDS encoding sulfite exporter TauE/SafE family protein, which translates to MNLMPLAFLMGFLGSVHCAVMCGPIVLGLPLNKKGSWRNVLQVLLYQLGRISIYALLGLLVGLVGNTFAVFAKQETLSLIIGIVLILFTFAQLSGRYLPTFQKLQNNMVVPISKLMGKVFKLPFWGFFAGMLNGLIPCGMVYLALATALNSASSQSGAMFMLLFGLGTSPLMIFISLGGIYLKKYLKFNSQRFVPWFALFIGALFILRSANLNIPFLSPHTYSTYGSAVNCE; encoded by the coding sequence ATGAACTTAATGCCACTTGCTTTTTTGATGGGTTTTTTGGGAAGTGTACATTGTGCCGTAATGTGCGGACCAATTGTGCTTGGCTTACCCTTAAATAAAAAAGGAAGTTGGCGTAACGTTTTGCAAGTATTATTGTATCAATTGGGCAGAATATCAATTTATGCTTTATTAGGCTTGTTAGTTGGTTTGGTGGGCAATACCTTTGCTGTTTTCGCTAAGCAAGAAACGCTGAGTTTGATTATTGGAATTGTGTTGATACTTTTTACTTTCGCACAGTTGAGTGGAAGATATTTACCTACTTTCCAAAAACTGCAGAACAACATGGTGGTTCCAATTAGTAAGTTGATGGGAAAAGTATTTAAACTTCCTTTTTGGGGCTTTTTTGCAGGTATGTTAAATGGCTTAATTCCCTGCGGAATGGTCTATTTAGCCTTAGCGACTGCGTTAAATTCGGCTAGTTCGCAATCTGGCGCAATGTTTATGCTTCTTTTTGGATTGGGTACAAGCCCTTTGATGATTTTTATTTCTTTGGGAGGTATTTACCTAAAGAAATATTTAAAGTTTAATTCACAAAGGTTTGTCCCTTGGTTTGCATTATTTATTGGCGCACTATTTATCTTACGATCTGCCAACCTGAATATTCCTTTTCTTTCGCCGCATACATATTCTACCTATGGAAGTGCTGTAAATTGCGAATAG
- a CDS encoding MarC family protein has product MEPLHFDFNQILSTSMILFAIIDILGSIPIIISLRKKAGHIQSEKATLVATAIMILFLFGGKAVLSVIGVDVQSFAIAGSLVIFIIAMEMVLGIHFFRDEEPETVSIVPLAFPLIAGAGTLTTLLSLKTEYRTENILIGILLNMVFVYFVLKNTARLEKLLGKTGLNVLRKSFGVILLAIAIKLFRTNTGL; this is encoded by the coding sequence ATGGAACCGCTACACTTCGATTTTAATCAAATCTTATCAACTTCGATGATTTTATTTGCGATTATTGATATTCTCGGCTCCATCCCTATTATCATTTCGTTGCGCAAAAAGGCTGGGCATATCCAATCAGAAAAAGCAACTTTGGTAGCTACGGCAATAATGATTTTGTTTTTATTTGGCGGAAAAGCTGTTTTAAGTGTGATCGGTGTTGATGTGCAGTCGTTTGCTATTGCAGGTTCGTTGGTAATTTTTATTATAGCAATGGAAATGGTTTTAGGTATCCATTTTTTTAGAGATGAAGAGCCAGAAACAGTTTCTATTGTACCTCTTGCTTTTCCTCTAATTGCTGGTGCCGGCACTTTAACTACATTGTTATCCTTAAAAACAGAATATAGAACCGAAAACATACTGATAGGTATTTTATTGAATATGGTGTTTGTGTATTTCGTTTTAAAAAATACTGCCCGACTAGAAAAGCTATTAGGTAAAACCGGATTAAATGTTTTAAGGAAAAGTTTTGGCGTAATTCTTTTAGCTATCGCAATTAAATTATTTAGAACCAATACCGGATTGTAA
- the ettA gene encoding energy-dependent translational throttle protein EttA, which produces MSDEKIIFSMAGVSKIYPPQKQVLKNIYLSFFYGAKIGVVGLNGSGKSSLLKIIAGLDKSIQGEVVFSPGYSVGYLAQEPELDPEKTVREVVEEGVAEITAVLKEYEAINEAFGLEENYSDADKMDKLMQRQGELQDKIDASNAWELDNKLERAMDALRCPDPDTKIAVLSGGERRRVAMCRLLLQSPDVLLLDEPTNHLDAESIDWLEQFLQNYEGTVIAVTHDRYFLDNVAGWILELDRGEGIPWKGNYSSWLDQKAKRLAQEDKTESKRQKALERELEWVRMAPKARHAKSKARLSNYDKLASEDGKEREEKLELFIPAGPRLGNVVIEANNISKAYDGKLLFEDLSFSLPPAGIVGIIGPNGAGKTTLFRLITGQEQPDAGDFKVGETVKLGYVDQMHNDLNPDKTVYENITDGLDNMLLGNKQVNSRAYVSKFNFNGADQQKKVGVLSGGERNRVHLAITLKEGANVLLLDEPTNDIDVNTLRALEEALENFGGCAVVISHDRWFLDRICTHILAFEGDSQVYFFEGNYSDYEENRKKRLGDVAPKRIRYKKLG; this is translated from the coding sequence AAAATTATTGCTGGTTTAGATAAGTCTATCCAAGGCGAAGTCGTATTTTCTCCAGGTTACTCGGTAGGTTATTTAGCGCAAGAGCCAGAGTTAGACCCAGAAAAAACTGTACGTGAAGTAGTTGAAGAAGGCGTTGCCGAAATTACTGCGGTACTGAAAGAATACGAAGCAATTAACGAAGCATTTGGCTTAGAAGAGAACTACTCTGATGCCGATAAAATGGATAAATTGATGCAGCGCCAAGGCGAATTGCAAGATAAAATTGATGCCAGCAATGCTTGGGAATTGGATAACAAATTAGAGCGTGCAATGGATGCTTTGCGTTGCCCAGATCCAGACACTAAAATTGCAGTTTTATCTGGAGGAGAGCGCCGTCGTGTGGCCATGTGCCGTTTATTGCTGCAATCGCCAGATGTATTATTGCTAGATGAGCCTACCAACCACTTGGATGCCGAAAGTATCGATTGGTTAGAGCAATTCTTACAGAACTACGAGGGAACTGTAATTGCAGTAACCCACGATAGGTATTTCCTCGATAACGTAGCCGGATGGATTTTAGAACTAGACCGTGGCGAAGGTATTCCGTGGAAAGGCAACTACTCGTCTTGGTTAGATCAAAAGGCGAAACGTTTAGCTCAAGAAGATAAAACAGAAAGTAAACGCCAAAAAGCATTAGAGCGTGAGTTAGAATGGGTACGTATGGCGCCAAAAGCTCGTCATGCGAAATCTAAAGCTCGTTTAAGCAACTACGATAAACTAGCCAGCGAAGACGGCAAAGAACGCGAAGAAAAATTAGAATTGTTTATTCCTGCAGGCCCTCGTTTGGGTAACGTGGTAATTGAAGCCAATAATATCTCCAAAGCTTACGATGGTAAGTTGTTATTCGAAGATCTAAGTTTCTCTTTACCGCCTGCAGGTATTGTGGGTATTATTGGTCCAAACGGTGCAGGTAAAACTACCCTATTCCGTTTAATTACTGGGCAAGAACAACCAGATGCTGGCGATTTTAAAGTTGGCGAGACAGTAAAATTGGGTTACGTAGATCAAATGCACAACGATTTAAACCCTGATAAAACGGTTTACGAGAACATTACCGATGGTTTAGATAATATGTTGTTAGGTAACAAGCAAGTTAATTCTAGAGCTTACGTTTCTAAATTCAACTTCAATGGTGCCGATCAGCAGAAGAAAGTTGGCGTTTTATCTGGTGGAGAGCGTAACCGTGTACACTTGGCAATTACGCTAAAAGAAGGCGCTAATGTTTTATTACTGGATGAGCCTACCAACGATATCGATGTAAACACGCTACGTGCTTTAGAAGAAGCTTTAGAAAACTTTGGTGGTTGTGCGGTAGTAATTAGTCACGATAGATGGTTTTTAGACCGTATTTGTACGCATATTTTAGCTTTCGAAGGCGATTCGCAAGTTTATTTCTTTGAAGGAAATTACAGTGATTATGAAGAAAACCGTAAGAAGCGCTTAGGCGATGTTGCACCTAAAAGGATTAGGTATAAAAAACTAGGATAG